The following coding sequences lie in one Flavobacterium sediminis genomic window:
- a CDS encoding Pycsar system effector family protein: MSIITKSASFVEQLFKDKLSSAYLYHNFTHTQNVVRTIEAIVAYEKLDAETKEILLVAGWFHDTGYTESIINHEQVSAEIASGFLTENGKESTFIKDVKRIILATRYNHEPEDERERIMKDADHCHLGSIDYLTSSESLRKEWELTCEKRFSDLDWNKENLLFLKQKHHFYTEYCKKFLQPVKEKNIKQVLNTIQKMEEKKETKKAKKEKPSRGIDTMFRVTLNNHTRLSGIADSKANILLSVNAIIISVALSTIVPKLDNPNNAHLIGPTFTMVMFSVVSIIFAILSTRPKVTSGKFTQRDLEERKVNLLFFGNFYKMPLKEYQDAVTEMINDKDYLYNTMISDLYYLGLVLEKKYRLLRITYNIFMIGIIVSVIAFVVAFKMAGN; this comes from the coding sequence ATGTCTATAATTACAAAATCAGCTTCGTTTGTGGAGCAATTATTCAAAGATAAGTTATCTTCTGCATATTTGTATCATAATTTTACGCATACACAAAATGTAGTACGGACAATTGAAGCGATTGTTGCGTATGAAAAATTAGATGCTGAAACAAAGGAAATTTTATTGGTTGCCGGATGGTTCCATGATACAGGTTATACAGAAAGCATCATAAATCACGAACAGGTCAGTGCAGAGATTGCTTCCGGATTTTTAACAGAGAACGGAAAAGAAAGTACTTTTATTAAAGACGTAAAAAGAATAATTTTGGCAACCCGGTACAATCATGAACCTGAGGACGAACGGGAACGGATCATGAAGGATGCAGATCATTGTCACTTAGGGAGTATCGACTATCTGACATCATCAGAGTCTCTCCGGAAAGAGTGGGAGCTGACTTGTGAAAAGCGTTTTTCAGATTTGGACTGGAATAAAGAAAACTTACTTTTTTTAAAGCAAAAGCATCATTTTTATACAGAATATTGTAAAAAGTTTTTACAACCGGTTAAAGAAAAGAATATCAAACAAGTTTTGAATACAATCCAAAAGATGGAGGAAAAGAAAGAAACTAAAAAAGCAAAGAAAGAAAAACCGAGCAGAGGCATTGATACCATGTTTCGGGTAACTTTAAATAACCATACCCGATTGAGTGGTATTGCTGATAGTAAGGCAAATATCTTGCTGTCGGTAAATGCTATTATCATTTCGGTAGCTTTGTCAACCATTGTGCCGAAATTAGATAACCCTAATAATGCTCATTTGATCGGTCCTACTTTTACTATGGTCATGTTTAGCGTGGTCTCAATTATTTTTGCCATTCTTTCGACCCGACCAAAAGTCACTTCCGGTAAGTTCACACAACGGGATTTAGAAGAACGAAAAGTCAATTTGTTGTTTTTCGGTAATTTTTATAAGATGCCGTTAAAAGAATATCAGGATGCCGTTACTGAAATGATCAATGATAAAGATTATTTATACAATACAATGATCTCTGATCTGTATTATCTGGGGCTAGTATTAGAAAAGAAATACCGATTGTTACGCATAACATACAATATTTTTATGATCGGAATTATTGTTTCAGTTATTGCGTTTGTCGTTGCTTTTAAAATGGCCGGAAATTAA